One part of the Flavobacterium johnsoniae UW101 genome encodes these proteins:
- a CDS encoding efflux RND transporter permease subunit — protein MLKNIIDRPVLATVISIVLVILGIIGLTRLSVTRFPDISPPTVMVSGSYPGGNSETVIRSVVTPLEEQINGVENMQYIKSTASNDGSFSISVIFKQGIDPDQAAVNVQNRVQQATPKLPQEVVRMGLTTSKQQNSMIVIFNLYTDDNNKYDELFLQNYANINLVPQLKRVPGVGQVQIFGQKDYSMRIWLDPRKMANAGLVPSDVTQAIAEQSLESAPGKLGEESKAALEYVIRYKGKKNKPEQYENIVVKNNGGSLLRLKDVARVEFGSISYSGDNKSNSLNAVTMAILQTSGSNANDIEIGVNKEVERLSKSFPPGIKYVNVMSTKERLDEATGQVKSTLIEAFILVFIVVFIFLQDIRSTIIPAIAVPVAIVGTFFFLLVFGFTINILTLFALVLAIGIVVDDAIVVVEAVHSKMEEDSSLTAKEATHGAMAEITGAVISITLVMSAVFIPIGFMTGSSGIFYKQFAYTLAIAIIISAVNALTLTPALCALLLKNVHNGEHGKNEHKTTFKERFFIGFNTGFNNLTGRYIKAVRFLIGRKWLAAGLVTGISAIAVWMMMSTPKSFVPLEDDGFMVYSLSMPPGTALDRTTEVVQRMEKILETEKAIDVNTSITGFNILSNSASTAYGLGFIKLKPKKERGAVKDIDEILNSVTAKLSTIKEGSIMVFRMPPVEGFGVTSGAEIVLQDRMARNPETLKAMSDKVIGQIMQQPGVQYAYTTFRADYPQLELEVDEDKARQMGVNVKDLLGNIQTYFAGDQSSDFTRFGKFYRVNVKADGIFRMDQDAFNEIFVRNADMQMVPVKSIVKFHKVYGPESVNRYNLYNSVNITAMALPGYSNGQIMGNLEKVLDKLPSDYSYEWTGLSLEEKAGGNQTIAIFGLCLLFVFFLLAAQYESYLLPLAVLLSIPTGILGAFAGIKAVGLDNNIYVQVGLIMLVGLLAKNAILIVEFALQRRNAGLTITEAALEGAKSRLRPIIMTSLAFIVGMIPLMFASGGTAVGNRSISVSASIGMLSGVILGVFVIPLLFIVFQYLQEKVSGKKNVVQTVKE, from the coding sequence ATGTTAAAAAATATAATAGACAGGCCGGTTCTGGCCACCGTTATCTCCATTGTTTTGGTGATATTGGGTATCATTGGTCTTACCAGATTATCGGTTACAAGATTTCCAGATATTTCACCTCCAACCGTAATGGTGAGCGGTTCTTATCCGGGAGGAAACAGTGAAACCGTAATTCGTTCGGTAGTAACGCCGCTCGAAGAACAAATTAACGGAGTAGAGAATATGCAGTATATTAAATCTACTGCAAGTAACGACGGATCGTTTTCGATCAGCGTGATTTTCAAACAAGGAATCGACCCGGATCAGGCTGCCGTAAACGTCCAGAACAGAGTGCAGCAGGCAACGCCAAAACTGCCTCAGGAAGTTGTTCGTATGGGACTTACCACTTCGAAACAGCAAAACAGTATGATTGTTATTTTCAATCTTTATACAGATGATAACAATAAATACGATGAGTTGTTTTTACAAAATTATGCCAACATCAATTTAGTACCGCAGTTAAAACGTGTGCCGGGAGTAGGACAGGTTCAGATTTTCGGACAGAAAGATTATTCGATGCGTATATGGCTTGATCCGCGAAAAATGGCAAATGCAGGTTTAGTACCTTCAGATGTTACGCAGGCCATTGCAGAACAGAGTTTAGAGTCGGCGCCGGGAAAGCTGGGAGAAGAATCTAAAGCGGCTTTAGAATATGTTATTCGTTATAAAGGAAAGAAAAACAAACCGGAACAATATGAAAATATTGTAGTTAAAAATAACGGTGGCAGTCTTTTACGACTTAAAGACGTTGCCAGGGTTGAGTTTGGTTCTATTTCATACAGCGGCGATAACAAATCGAACTCATTAAATGCTGTAACAATGGCTATTTTACAGACTTCGGGTTCTAATGCAAATGATATCGAAATTGGCGTAAACAAAGAGGTAGAGAGATTATCAAAATCTTTTCCTCCGGGAATTAAATACGTCAATGTAATGAGTACCAAAGAAAGACTTGACGAAGCTACTGGCCAGGTAAAATCAACCTTAATAGAAGCTTTCATTCTGGTTTTCATAGTAGTATTTATATTCCTGCAGGACATTCGCTCGACGATTATTCCGGCAATTGCTGTTCCTGTAGCCATTGTGGGTACTTTTTTCTTTCTGCTTGTGTTTGGTTTTACCATTAATATTTTGACGCTTTTTGCCCTCGTATTAGCCATTGGTATTGTCGTCGATGATGCCATTGTGGTCGTCGAGGCCGTACACAGTAAAATGGAAGAAGACAGCAGTTTAACAGCCAAAGAAGCCACTCACGGTGCGATGGCAGAAATTACGGGAGCGGTTATTTCGATCACTTTAGTAATGTCAGCTGTATTTATTCCAATTGGTTTCATGACCGGATCATCGGGTATTTTCTACAAGCAGTTTGCTTATACGCTGGCTATTGCGATTATTATTTCGGCAGTAAATGCACTTACGCTTACTCCGGCATTGTGTGCCCTGCTTTTAAAGAATGTTCATAATGGCGAACACGGAAAAAATGAACATAAAACCACTTTTAAAGAACGTTTTTTCATCGGATTTAATACAGGTTTCAACAATTTGACCGGAAGATACATCAAAGCCGTTCGTTTCCTTATTGGCAGAAAATGGCTTGCGGCAGGATTAGTAACAGGAATTAGTGCAATTGCTGTATGGATGATGATGTCGACTCCAAAAAGTTTCGTTCCGCTGGAAGATGACGGATTCATGGTGTATAGTTTGTCAATGCCTCCGGGAACTGCGCTTGATCGTACAACTGAAGTGGTTCAGAGAATGGAAAAAATATTAGAAACAGAAAAAGCAATCGATGTTAATACAAGTATTACCGGATTTAATATTTTGAGCAACAGTGCCAGTACAGCTTACGGATTAGGGTTTATCAAATTAAAACCTAAAAAAGAAAGAGGTGCAGTTAAGGATATTGACGAAATTTTGAATAGCGTTACAGCTAAATTGTCGACTATTAAAGAAGGCTCGATCATGGTATTTAGAATGCCTCCGGTTGAAGGATTTGGAGTAACAAGTGGTGCCGAAATCGTTTTACAAGACAGAATGGCAAGAAATCCGGAAACTTTAAAAGCAATGTCTGATAAAGTAATTGGACAGATTATGCAGCAGCCGGGAGTTCAATATGCTTATACAACTTTTAGAGCCGATTATCCGCAGTTAGAATTAGAAGTTGATGAAGATAAAGCGCGTCAAATGGGCGTGAATGTAAAGGATCTTTTAGGAAATATACAGACTTATTTTGCAGGAGATCAATCGTCAGATTTTACCAGATTTGGTAAGTTTTACAGAGTGAATGTAAAAGCCGACGGAATTTTTAGAATGGATCAGGATGCGTTTAATGAAATTTTCGTAAGAAATGCTGATATGCAGATGGTTCCGGTAAAATCGATTGTAAAATTCCATAAAGTGTACGGGCCGGAATCGGTAAACCGATACAACCTTTATAATTCGGTAAATATTACAGCAATGGCTCTGCCAGGATATAGTAACGGACAAATTATGGGGAATTTAGAAAAAGTTCTGGATAAACTTCCGTCTGATTACAGTTACGAATGGACAGGTTTAAGTTTGGAAGAAAAAGCAGGAGGAAACCAAACCATTGCCATTTTTGGATTGTGTCTGCTTTTTGTGTTCTTCTTATTGGCGGCACAATACGAAAGTTATTTATTGCCATTGGCAGTATTGCTTTCTATTCCAACCGGAATTTTAGGAGCTTTTGCGGGAATTAAAGCCGTTGGTTTAGACAATAACATTTACGTTCAGGTAGGATTAATTATGCTTGTGGGGCTTCTGGCCAAAAACGCGATTCTTATTGTGGAATTTGCGCTGCAGAGACGAAACGCAGGATTAACTATTACCGAAGCGGCTCTTGAAGGTGCAAAATCGAGATTACGTCCTATTATCATGACTTCGCTGGCCTTTATTGTAGGGATGATTCCATTGATGTTTGCTTCGGGAGGAACTGCTGTAGGAAACAGATCGATAAGTGTAAGTGCTTCAATTGGAATGTTGAGCGGTGTTATTTTAGGAGTTTTTGTGATTCCGCTGCTTTTCATTGTATTTCAATATCTGCAGGAAAAAGTATCAGGTAAGAAGAATGTAGTTCAAACCGTAAAAGAATAA
- a CDS encoding efflux RND transporter periplasmic adaptor subunit produces the protein MTKQFFQNYKTLSKAAVLLVIIGFSSCGKSGADAGAFAAPKPEVDFFQAEAITGEVEKKYPGTVEGTVNVDIKAQVSGYLEAIYVKEGDYVNKGQSLFKIKGDVYAEQVNNSRAAYKSAQANLANAKLEVEKIKPLVDGKVFSDMQLKTAQANYEAAVAQVAQAKAALGSSQLNADFSLIKAPVSGYISRIPNRIGNLVTPADAVPLTVLSDINTVFVYFSLTEADYLAFSKDPKSNQTVSLIMADDSEYEQKGKLEVASGNIDRSTGTISLKAIFPNPKKLLRAGGSARVILNNSLSSVITVPMASVKDIQDKFFVFVLKPGNKVAMVPIEIGGSSGTDYFVKSGLKQGDKIALNSIDVLYDSMEVVPKTAKAVSSK, from the coding sequence ATGACAAAACAATTTTTCCAAAATTATAAAACACTCAGTAAGGCAGCCGTTTTATTGGTTATCATCGGTTTTTCATCTTGTGGTAAAAGCGGGGCAGATGCCGGAGCTTTTGCTGCCCCAAAACCTGAAGTAGACTTTTTTCAGGCAGAAGCGATTACAGGTGAAGTAGAAAAAAAATATCCGGGAACTGTTGAAGGTACAGTAAACGTTGACATAAAAGCACAAGTTTCTGGATATCTTGAAGCGATTTATGTAAAAGAAGGAGATTATGTAAACAAAGGCCAGTCTCTATTTAAAATTAAAGGAGATGTTTATGCAGAACAGGTAAACAACAGCCGTGCAGCTTATAAAAGCGCTCAGGCAAATCTGGCAAATGCTAAACTTGAAGTAGAAAAAATCAAACCGCTTGTTGACGGAAAAGTTTTTTCTGATATGCAGTTAAAAACGGCTCAGGCAAATTATGAAGCTGCCGTTGCTCAGGTTGCACAGGCAAAAGCGGCTTTAGGATCTTCACAATTAAATGCAGATTTCTCTTTAATTAAAGCACCTGTAAGCGGTTATATCAGCCGAATTCCAAATCGTATTGGTAATCTGGTTACGCCGGCAGATGCTGTGCCGTTAACGGTTCTTTCAGACATTAATACCGTTTTTGTGTATTTCTCATTAACAGAAGCCGATTATCTTGCTTTTTCAAAAGATCCTAAATCAAATCAAACCGTAAGCCTTATTATGGCTGATGACAGCGAATACGAGCAGAAAGGAAAACTGGAAGTAGCCAGCGGAAACATTGACCGTTCAACCGGAACAATTTCTTTAAAAGCCATTTTTCCAAATCCTAAAAAACTGCTTCGCGCTGGAGGTTCAGCAAGAGTGATTTTAAACAACAGTTTATCATCTGTCATCACCGTTCCAATGGCGAGCGTAAAAGATATTCAGGACAAATTTTTTGTTTTTGTTTTAAAACCTGGAAATAAAGTTGCGATGGTTCCTATTGAAATTGGCGGAAGTTCCGGAACAGATTATTTCGTAAAATCGGGTTTAAAACAAGGTGATAAAATCGCTTTAAACTCAATTGATGTTCTTTACGATAGTATGGAAGTAGTGCCAAAAACGGCAAAAGCGGTAAGCAGCAAATAA
- a CDS encoding LytR/AlgR family response regulator transcription factor: MRILIIEDESINASRLKRLLEELEPNCEILDIIDTVEGAVKWLKSNEKPDLITMDIRLADGISFSIFEEIKISSPVIFTTAYDEYAVRAFKVNSIDYLMKPIDKSELEFALQKFKTLSKTDTYNDIAGILKGFINKPTFRLRFLVTYRDGYKSVNVTDIDFIYSEFKTSNLVLKSGIVIPIPQTMEELEQELDPDVFFRANRQFFIRAESIKSIANYFNAKLKIQLKADPEREVIISREKAPFFKQWMDR; the protein is encoded by the coding sequence ATGAGAATTTTGATTATTGAAGATGAGAGTATTAATGCCAGCCGGCTCAAAAGACTGTTAGAAGAATTAGAACCCAATTGCGAGATTCTTGATATTATTGATACAGTCGAAGGTGCTGTAAAATGGCTGAAATCTAACGAAAAACCGGATTTAATTACAATGGATATTCGTCTGGCAGACGGAATCAGTTTTTCAATTTTCGAAGAAATAAAAATTTCCAGTCCCGTTATATTCACTACAGCATACGATGAATATGCAGTTCGGGCTTTTAAAGTCAACAGCATCGATTATTTGATGAAACCTATTGATAAAAGCGAACTGGAATTTGCTTTGCAGAAATTCAAAACCTTATCTAAAACCGACACTTACAATGACATCGCTGGAATTTTAAAGGGATTTATCAATAAACCAACTTTCCGGCTTCGGTTTCTGGTTACGTATCGTGACGGTTATAAAAGCGTAAATGTAACTGATATTGATTTTATTTACTCGGAGTTTAAAACTTCAAATTTAGTTCTCAAATCGGGTATAGTAATTCCGATTCCGCAGACAATGGAAGAACTGGAGCAGGAATTAGATCCTGATGTTTTCTTTCGTGCCAACAGGCAGTTTTTTATTCGTGCCGAAAGCATAAAATCGATTGCTAATTATTTTAATGCAAAACTAAAAATTCAGCTGAAAGCAGATCCTGAACGCGAAGTAATTATCAGCAGGGAAAAAGCACCTTTTTTTAAACAGTGGATGGATCGCTAG
- a CDS encoding sensor histidine kinase: MGSSIQNKITGKNFFYKYYRIIVIPVVFLVYLSSYYLLNPNQNFEQDSLISFDKSFDIFIILVYCGVLTELSLFVGRSLNRLIRWEHNPIFRAIAQFICLIAGNILLNFIFSHLWNYLYPGACLEENELLIIWQSNIMAAILSLFISSVHTGIFLLNRWRLTSNEAAELKIKASELQEAVTRSQLESLKLQLDPHFIFNNFSTLTELIHEDQQAAASFLENITRVYRYMISNLDKDIITVREEIEFLNAYFYLLKKRLGEKIQLELEVDSDCLDMHLPPLSLQLLVENAVKHNMATLSSPLIISIYSEEKNIIVKNNLQPTSGKTLVSTGVGRKNIEFRYKILFNKKPVFSQSLESFTVRLPLI, from the coding sequence ATGGGTTCAAGTATTCAAAATAAAATTACAGGAAAGAATTTTTTCTACAAATACTATAGAATTATAGTAATTCCAGTGGTTTTTTTGGTGTATTTGTCATCATACTATCTTTTAAATCCCAACCAGAATTTCGAACAAGATTCCTTAATATCATTCGACAAGTCATTTGACATCTTTATTATTCTGGTATACTGCGGTGTATTGACAGAATTAAGCCTTTTCGTAGGACGCAGTTTAAATCGGTTAATACGCTGGGAACATAATCCCATTTTTAGAGCAATTGCTCAATTTATCTGCCTTATAGCCGGAAATATTCTTTTAAACTTTATTTTTTCCCATTTGTGGAATTACTTATATCCGGGAGCCTGTTTAGAAGAAAACGAACTGCTTATTATTTGGCAGTCCAATATCATGGCTGCAATACTATCATTGTTTATCAGCTCTGTACATACCGGAATATTTTTGCTTAACCGCTGGCGTTTAACATCAAACGAAGCAGCCGAACTTAAAATAAAAGCTTCAGAACTTCAGGAAGCCGTAACACGTTCGCAGTTAGAATCCTTAAAACTGCAGCTTGATCCGCATTTTATATTCAATAATTTCAGCACCTTAACAGAATTAATTCACGAAGACCAGCAGGCAGCAGCTTCATTTTTAGAAAATATTACACGCGTTTACCGCTACATGATTTCGAACTTAGATAAAGATATTATCACAGTAAGAGAAGAAATAGAATTTTTAAATGCTTATTTTTATTTGTTGAAGAAACGTTTAGGCGAAAAAATCCAATTAGAGTTAGAAGTAGACAGCGACTGCCTTGATATGCATTTACCGCCTTTATCACTGCAGTTATTGGTCGAAAATGCCGTAAAACACAACATGGCGACTTTATCAAGTCCGTTGATTATTTCGATTTATTCTGAAGAAAAAAATATAATCGTAAAGAATAATTTACAGCCAACATCGGGCAAAACTTTAGTGTCTACAGGCGTAGGACGTAAGAATATTGAGTTTAGATATAAAATTTTATTCAACAAAAAACCTGTTTTTTCACAATCGTTAGAAAGTTTTACAGTGCGTTTACCATTAATATAG
- a CDS encoding beta-ketoacyl-ACP synthase III, with product MKAVITAIGGFVPTSILNNKTISETVETTEEWIEKRTGIKERRIAVGKGTSDLASAAIENLMSNYEVDPSEIDALILATATPDHLLAPTASKICELSGLTNAFGFDMNGACSGFLYALEMGATMIESGRYKKIIVVGADKMSSIVDYEDRNTCILFGDGAGAVLLEKTETEYGLMKSILRTDGSGTASLVVPAGGSKFPASMQSIVHKKHFIKQDGSFVFKKAVAAMSSVSRDVLLSNGLDSDEIDWVIPHQANLRIINAVSDSLNIGSEKVKVNIDRYGNTTSATIPLCLWDFAADFEEGQNLLITTFGAGFSWGATCLKWGVMRERKSQKAVKSSNTWEVLEPQLS from the coding sequence ATGAAGGCAGTGATTACAGCTATCGGCGGTTTTGTACCCACTTCGATCCTTAATAACAAAACAATTTCAGAAACTGTTGAAACTACAGAAGAATGGATTGAAAAAAGAACCGGAATAAAAGAAAGACGAATTGCAGTAGGCAAAGGCACATCTGACCTTGCCAGCGCAGCGATCGAAAATTTAATGAGTAATTACGAGGTTGATCCTTCAGAAATCGATGCCCTTATACTCGCAACTGCAACACCAGATCATCTTTTGGCACCAACAGCAAGTAAAATCTGCGAGTTAAGCGGACTTACTAATGCTTTTGGCTTTGATATGAATGGTGCCTGCAGCGGTTTTTTGTATGCACTTGAAATGGGTGCCACAATGATCGAAAGCGGACGCTATAAAAAGATTATTGTAGTGGGAGCTGATAAAATGAGCTCAATTGTAGATTATGAAGACCGCAATACCTGCATTCTTTTTGGAGACGGAGCAGGCGCGGTGCTTTTGGAAAAAACTGAAACTGAATACGGACTAATGAAAAGCATTTTGCGAACTGACGGAAGCGGTACAGCTTCTTTAGTCGTTCCGGCGGGAGGTTCTAAATTTCCGGCCAGTATGCAGAGCATTGTTCACAAAAAGCATTTTATTAAACAAGACGGATCGTTTGTGTTTAAAAAAGCAGTTGCAGCAATGTCGAGCGTTTCAAGAGATGTTCTATTGAGCAACGGTTTAGATTCTGATGAAATTGACTGGGTAATTCCGCATCAGGCCAACCTGAGAATTATCAATGCCGTGAGCGACAGTTTAAATATTGGATCAGAGAAAGTAAAAGTAAATATTGACCGATACGGCAATACAACATCGGCTACGATTCCTTTATGTTTATGGGATTTTGCAGCAGATTTTGAAGAAGGTCAAAACCTGTTAATTACTACTTTTGGCGCCGGATTCTCTTGGGGTGCAACTTGCTTAAAATGGGGAGTTATGAGAGAAAGAAAATCTCAAAAAGCGGTAAAAAGCAGCAATACATGGGAGGTTTTAGAACCGCAGCTATCGTAA
- a CDS encoding universal stress protein: MIPPLTIIAATNFSSIANNAVTYAAGLAKATGAKLILFNSFSLSVHSANSLITAESMQKQMDKAALRLQTFGAEIAGLFKISVESICSYSFLEDELPSIITQTNANLVVMGMAERSLEQDLMGNSTTAVIKNLNIPVLAVPQNARFLNAKKILYACDTLSLSSIKRFTWIRRVIGNLGSEIEFFSVDEKLDEIKEEQGKVLLNSSIEKEFEDVKYIYKNVRSNAVINEIRKEIKNFEADILVMVPQKYGFWDSLVHKSKTRIMAAGLDIPLLSIPKN; the protein is encoded by the coding sequence ATGATTCCTCCACTTACTATAATCGCCGCCACAAATTTTTCTTCAATTGCCAACAACGCTGTTACTTATGCCGCTGGACTTGCTAAAGCAACAGGTGCTAAACTTATTTTGTTTAATTCATTTTCTTTGAGTGTTCACAGCGCTAATTCTTTAATTACTGCCGAATCAATGCAGAAACAAATGGATAAAGCAGCACTGAGACTTCAGACTTTTGGAGCAGAAATCGCAGGTTTGTTTAAAATTTCGGTAGAAAGCATCTGCAGTTATTCTTTTCTGGAAGACGAACTTCCTTCGATCATTACACAAACGAATGCTAATCTAGTGGTTATGGGAATGGCAGAACGTTCTCTGGAACAGGATTTAATGGGAAATTCGACTACAGCAGTTATAAAAAACCTGAATATTCCGGTTTTGGCTGTGCCGCAGAATGCACGTTTTCTAAATGCTAAAAAAATCCTGTATGCCTGTGATACGCTGAGTTTATCTTCTATAAAAAGATTTACCTGGATTAGACGCGTGATTGGAAATTTAGGTTCTGAAATTGAATTTTTCAGCGTTGATGAAAAACTGGACGAAATTAAAGAGGAGCAGGGAAAAGTTTTACTGAATTCTTCGATTGAAAAAGAGTTTGAAGACGTAAAATATATTTACAAAAACGTACGTTCAAATGCGGTAATCAATGAGATAAGAAAAGAAATCAAAAATTTTGAAGCTGATATTTTAGTAATGGTTCCTCAAAAATATGGTTTTTGGGATTCATTAGTTCATAAAAGTAAAACCAGAATCATGGCAGCAGGTTTAGATATTCCGTTACTATCTATTCCGAAGAATTAA
- a CDS encoding CPBP family intramembrane glutamic endopeptidase, producing the protein MKPKINYGAIAVFYIIAVICRFIAVKTDLFKGVEHNDYIFILIRGLGPALGAFAAIKLFSLQNPMSLKGIYSNYILPFVVFWLLPALSITTLYYFIYGKFPIVFAFTVLVYGLLEEIGWRGFLQEQLKGLPKFTSIAIIAILWFVWHLNLNMTTSNLIFLGVIFFGTWGIGKIYSKTGSLLAVAGVHSLNNFFVKEGVHEQELMVILALLVIWIGFVIVYDSKFNKTKLALNN; encoded by the coding sequence ATGAAACCAAAAATTAACTACGGAGCAATTGCAGTTTTTTACATCATCGCTGTTATATGCAGATTTATAGCTGTTAAAACAGATTTATTTAAGGGAGTTGAACATAATGATTATATATTTATTTTAATTCGAGGTCTGGGGCCGGCTCTGGGAGCTTTTGCCGCAATAAAATTATTCTCACTTCAAAATCCAATGTCTTTAAAAGGAATATACAGCAATTATATTCTGCCTTTTGTTGTTTTTTGGCTGCTTCCTGCGCTTTCTATTACAACCTTATATTATTTTATATACGGAAAGTTCCCAATTGTATTTGCTTTTACCGTTTTAGTTTACGGACTTTTAGAAGAAATTGGCTGGAGAGGATTTTTGCAGGAACAATTAAAAGGGCTTCCAAAGTTTACTTCAATTGCTATTATTGCTATTCTTTGGTTTGTATGGCATTTAAACCTTAATATGACAACTTCAAACCTAATTTTTCTTGGGGTTATTTTCTTCGGAACCTGGGGAATTGGTAAGATATATTCTAAAACAGGTTCACTTCTTGCCGTTGCGGGAGTTCATTCGCTGAACAATTTCTTTGTAAAAGAAGGAGTTCACGAACAAGAATTAATGGTAATTCTGGCTCTTTTGGTAATCTGGATAGGATTTGTAATTGTTTACGACAGTAAATTTAATAAAACCAAACTAGCTTTAAATAACTAA
- a CDS encoding cyclic nucleotide-binding domain-containing protein, whose amino-acid sequence MEDLTLWSIHHEDLKELYSRSQAGLRVGKAVSEMLYIQKQQQQIDLLTLTPQDRYLKLIESRPEIFQRTPLKIIASYLGLTAESLSRIRKRIIEK is encoded by the coding sequence TTGGAAGATCTTACTTTATGGTCAATTCATCATGAAGACCTAAAAGAACTTTACAGTCGGTCTCAAGCTGGTTTGAGGGTAGGAAAAGCAGTTTCTGAAATGCTGTACATACAAAAACAACAGCAGCAAATTGATCTTTTAACGCTTACGCCACAGGATCGTTATTTAAAACTGATAGAATCCAGACCAGAAATTTTTCAGCGCACTCCTTTAAAGATAATTGCCTCGTATTTAGGATTAACAGCAGAAAGTTTAAGCCGCATTCGAAAAAGAATTATTGAGAAGTAA
- a CDS encoding efflux RND transporter periplasmic adaptor subunit gives MSIKNNSFFISILSLFVLVSCGDKAKKNSDKIKTLPVYKVTLRDTVVSNRFVADVHAKNNVEIHARIPGLLDKVYVSEGQKVKKGQVLFKISDVELQIQLLKAEAVYKSSMADLRIATVELEQAQTLFNKKVIADKELELSKAKHDAASAKVAHASAERKAINQQISFTTIRAPFDGTVDRIPFKEGSLVENGSLLTNVSQLDYIYAYFSIPENIYFQMMTDKSLNTHEDIQLVLPNGIVYNQKGELRTADGDIDRQTGSIQYKAKFENPQGFIKHGTSGKLIISEPKTNAIIIPQKAVFSIQDKQFVFLVNKEGKVKMTNVTIGSTLDDVYILNKGLKNNDLIVQEGIQSLRDGDKINIKETQNVSL, from the coding sequence ATGAGCATTAAAAACAATTCATTTTTCATCTCTATTTTATCACTGTTCGTTCTGGTCTCGTGCGGTGATAAAGCCAAAAAAAATTCAGATAAAATCAAAACACTGCCCGTTTATAAGGTGACTTTGAGAGATACCGTGGTTTCTAACCGATTTGTTGCCGATGTTCACGCCAAAAACAATGTCGAAATTCACGCTCGTATTCCCGGATTACTCGATAAAGTATATGTAAGCGAAGGACAAAAAGTAAAAAAAGGACAAGTCCTGTTTAAAATAAGCGATGTAGAACTCCAAATACAACTTTTAAAAGCCGAAGCTGTTTATAAAAGCAGTATGGCCGATTTAAGAATCGCAACCGTTGAACTGGAACAAGCCCAGACCCTTTTTAATAAAAAAGTAATTGCCGATAAGGAATTAGAATTATCTAAAGCAAAACACGATGCAGCTTCTGCTAAAGTGGCTCACGCATCTGCAGAAAGAAAAGCGATCAATCAGCAGATTAGTTTTACCACAATCCGCGCTCCATTTGACGGAACGGTTGACCGAATTCCGTTTAAAGAAGGAAGTCTGGTAGAAAACGGTTCTCTTTTAACCAACGTGTCACAGCTTGATTATATTTACGCTTATTTCTCAATTCCTGAAAATATTTATTTCCAGATGATGACAGATAAAAGCCTGAATACTCATGAAGATATTCAACTGGTTTTGCCAAACGGAATTGTCTATAACCAAAAAGGAGAACTTAGAACTGCCGACGGAGATATCGACCGACAAACTGGTTCTATTCAATATAAAGCAAAATTTGAAAATCCGCAGGGATTTATCAAACACGGAACATCTGGAAAACTTATTATTTCAGAACCCAAAACCAATGCGATCATAATTCCGCAAAAAGCAGTTTTTTCTATTCAGGACAAACAATTCGTATTTCTGGTAAATAAGGAAGGCAAAGTAAAAATGACCAACGTTACTATTGGAAGTACTCTTGATGATGTATACATTCTAAACAAAGGTTTAAAAAACAACGATTTAATTGTTCAGGAAGGCATTCAGTCTTTACGCGACGGCGATAAAATCAATATTAAAGAAACCCAGAACGTAAGCCTGTAA